A stretch of the Pirellulales bacterium genome encodes the following:
- a CDS encoding 3'-5' exonuclease — protein sequence MAATRYLIFDIESVADGDLVARLVYPGEKLNAKAAVAKYRQELMAKYENDFVPYTYHLPTSIAVAKVDAEFRLVDMAILDEAEARPHVITENFWRGWEKHGRPTLVTFNGRTFDIPLLELAAFRYGLSVPGWFNLTAKSFEQARNRYNLEAHIDLQELLTNFGSTRFTGGLNLAANLLGKPGKMDVEGHMVQDLFDAGKISEIHDYCRCDVLDTYFVFLRTRVLLGRITLDEEQGIIAETKTWLTARASEVKAYRMYLDRWGDWHDPWPSTTQKKK from the coding sequence ATGGCCGCCACACGTTATCTGATATTCGACATCGAAAGCGTCGCCGACGGTGATTTGGTTGCACGCCTGGTTTACCCTGGCGAGAAATTGAACGCTAAAGCCGCCGTCGCCAAATATCGCCAAGAACTGATGGCGAAGTACGAGAACGACTTCGTGCCGTACACGTATCACTTGCCCACGTCGATTGCCGTGGCCAAGGTCGATGCCGAGTTTCGCCTGGTCGACATGGCGATCCTCGACGAGGCCGAAGCGCGCCCGCACGTGATTACCGAGAACTTCTGGCGGGGGTGGGAAAAGCACGGCCGGCCAACGCTGGTCACCTTTAACGGTCGCACCTTCGATATACCGCTGCTGGAACTGGCCGCCTTCCGCTACGGCTTGAGCGTGCCCGGTTGGTTCAATCTGACGGCCAAGAGCTTCGAGCAAGCGCGGAACCGGTACAACCTCGAAGCACACATCGACCTGCAAGAGTTACTGACGAATTTCGGCAGTACGCGCTTTACCGGCGGGCTGAACCTGGCGGCGAACTTGCTGGGAAAACCAGGCAAGATGGATGTCGAAGGGCACATGGTGCAGGATCTGTTCGATGCCGGAAAGATCAGCGAGATCCACGACTATTGCCGCTGTGACGTGCTGGATACGTACTTCGTGTTTTTGCGTACGCGTGTCCTGCTGGGCCGAATCACGCTCGACGAGGAGCAAGGCATCATCGCCGAGACCAAGACCTGGCTCACGGCGCGAGCCAGCGAGGTGAAGGCTTATCGCATGTATCTCGACCGCTGGGGGGATTGGCATGATCCCTGGCCGAGCACCACGCAGAAGAAGAAATGA
- a CDS encoding helix-turn-helix transcriptional regulator: protein MWVNIKRFEFSDKTVAPCIAMLPFGHNLRRLMAQFNLTVVDVAQRTGLDERTIKSILNGTSAKPHARTLHQMARGLGVETNEFFQSPLLTGRRQFDRLTNPLVKELIDTRPELFMDWSQGDFDELYSQMGTGGALTSDGALRAAEAINRKRDLHDKLALLLETEQADVIAGILDLFYQRVKAIS, encoded by the coding sequence ATGTGGGTCAACATTAAAAGGTTCGAATTCTCGGACAAAACAGTAGCTCCTTGCATCGCGATGCTCCCCTTCGGCCATAATCTCCGCCGCCTGATGGCGCAGTTCAATCTGACGGTCGTCGACGTTGCGCAGCGCACCGGTCTGGACGAACGGACCATCAAGAGCATCCTCAATGGCACAAGTGCGAAACCGCACGCCCGCACGCTCCACCAAATGGCGCGTGGGTTGGGCGTCGAGACAAATGAATTCTTCCAGAGCCCGTTGCTGACGGGGCGCCGACAGTTCGATCGACTGACCAATCCGCTGGTCAAGGAGTTGATCGATACTCGCCCCGAACTTTTCATGGATTGGAGCCAGGGAGACTTCGACGAGTTATATAGCCAGATGGGAACCGGAGGCGCGCTGACCAGCGACGGAGCCTTGCGCGCGGCCGAAGCGATCAATCGCAAACGCGATTTGCACGACAAGCTCGCGCTATTGCTCGAGACCGAACAGGCAGACGTCATCGCCGGGATCCTGGATCTGTTTTATCAGCGCGTAAAAGCTATTTCGTGA
- a CDS encoding LamG-like jellyroll fold domain-containing protein, with translation MRRRPLTSALNLRQSAAMSAPSVPTPLKYLSLLRLFIDASDMATMNFLKATQFNLAQSQYLQAAHSASLDFSTGTNANTFSIEIWRNTTLSGTSRCYVSKDIFNTSGKRGWAARASGTAGHESQVEFWSWNSSASAYGAIVTTNAPSNWSHCVIAVDMTVPTVSLYFDGSTTPATTTALQGTLGILPTGQTAPLLLGAWNFGTSGGVTNFYDGAMASIRLWRQALAPGFVPALFNGGFPAPYAYLGGAQKTNLVAAWDLTEASGMRFDSTANANHLSEQNGPLGQATLCRSLFERGPRGYQFHALRFNYAPPWIAQSPINNAPALRMCGQHWMRASAPGFCNDCRAGDILTVLRPTDLSLANFDYAILTADKESYDGNFTYLFPMFYNAALQTRIRRNAATTINGQISGTATYNSGSTYVTNQRGFGAGGAASFAYRVNGVANPIDLTYGNFGTDGTNTQNQWYASLEGVDSLILGGLDYDPGMAIEGPYSIQARFAGYLSTVLIYGATTANGSLSDSQNLAVENWARQLANV, from the coding sequence ATGCGACGTCGTCCGCTCACTTCGGCGCTCAACTTGCGACAATCGGCTGCGATGTCCGCCCCTTCGGTGCCGACACCGCTCAAGTATCTCAGCTTACTGCGGCTGTTCATCGACGCCAGTGATATGGCCACGATGAACTTCTTGAAGGCCACGCAGTTCAACTTGGCGCAATCACAATATTTGCAAGCAGCTCATAGCGCGTCTCTCGATTTCAGCACCGGTACCAACGCCAACACATTTTCGATCGAGATCTGGCGCAATACGACTTTGTCGGGCACAAGCCGTTGCTACGTCTCGAAGGACATCTTCAATACCTCGGGCAAGCGTGGCTGGGCTGCGCGGGCTTCGGGCACGGCGGGGCACGAGAGCCAAGTCGAGTTTTGGTCCTGGAACAGCTCGGCAAGCGCTTATGGCGCCATCGTCACTACCAACGCGCCGTCGAACTGGTCGCACTGCGTCATTGCGGTCGACATGACCGTGCCGACGGTCAGCCTGTATTTCGACGGTTCGACGACTCCGGCGACGACGACCGCGCTACAAGGAACGCTCGGCATACTGCCCACCGGTCAAACCGCTCCGCTGTTATTGGGCGCGTGGAACTTCGGCACGTCCGGGGGGGTGACCAATTTCTACGACGGCGCCATGGCCTCGATACGGCTGTGGCGGCAGGCTCTGGCGCCAGGTTTCGTGCCGGCGCTCTTCAATGGAGGCTTCCCTGCACCTTATGCCTATTTGGGAGGCGCGCAAAAAACAAACCTCGTCGCGGCCTGGGATTTAACCGAGGCGAGCGGCATGCGATTCGACTCGACGGCCAATGCGAATCACCTGAGCGAGCAGAATGGGCCGCTGGGCCAGGCCACGCTCTGCAGGTCCTTGTTCGAGCGCGGGCCGCGCGGCTATCAATTCCACGCGCTCCGATTCAATTACGCGCCCCCCTGGATCGCGCAGTCGCCGATCAATAACGCTCCGGCGCTGCGAATGTGCGGCCAGCACTGGATGCGTGCGAGTGCGCCCGGATTTTGCAACGATTGTCGGGCGGGGGACATCCTTACCGTCTTGCGCCCTACGGATCTGTCACTTGCTAACTTCGACTATGCGATTCTGACGGCGGACAAAGAATCTTACGACGGCAATTTCACATATCTGTTTCCGATGTTCTACAATGCCGCGCTACAAACGCGCATCCGGCGCAACGCGGCGACCACGATCAATGGCCAAATCAGCGGGACCGCGACGTACAACTCTGGTAGCACTTACGTGACGAATCAGCGCGGATTTGGCGCGGGGGGCGCGGCCTCGTTCGCTTATCGTGTCAACGGTGTCGCGAATCCGATTGATTTGACCTATGGCAATTTCGGCACGGACGGAACCAATACGCAGAATCAATGGTATGCCTCTCTGGAAGGGGTCGATTCTTTAATCCTGGGGGGGCTCGATTACGATCCTGGCATGGCGATCGAAGGGCCTTACTCGATTCAAGCTCGCTTCGCTGGCTATCTCTCAACCGTGTTGATCTACGGTGCCACGACAGCTAATGGCAGTCTCAGCGATAGTCAGAATCTAGCCGTCGAGAATTGGGCGCGACAACTGGCGAATGTCTAA
- a CDS encoding DUF3168 domain-containing protein produces the protein MTTESHEQPFAMSLEQAIHERWATDFLLATVLPADRLSTGAARGETSLPYVVLSRRENEVVTRTSSGTCIDRAVIRFSVWSADLDEGKEIAQAIARRFERVDFPLDKGSVLNMQRSQETETQADDGSWQLELDYVLIVRHPPSGLFG, from the coding sequence GTGACCACGGAGTCCCACGAGCAACCGTTTGCCATGAGCCTGGAACAAGCGATTCACGAGCGATGGGCCACAGATTTCTTGCTGGCGACGGTGTTGCCCGCCGATCGGTTGTCGACCGGCGCCGCGCGGGGGGAGACGTCCCTGCCGTATGTCGTGTTGTCGCGACGCGAAAACGAGGTCGTCACGCGCACCAGCAGTGGGACTTGCATTGATCGCGCCGTGATACGGTTTAGCGTTTGGTCGGCGGACTTGGACGAAGGCAAAGAGATCGCTCAAGCGATCGCGCGACGCTTCGAACGCGTGGACTTTCCGCTCGACAAGGGAAGCGTATTGAACATGCAGCGCTCGCAAGAAACGGAAACGCAGGCCGACGACGGCTCTTGGCAATTGGAACTCGACTACGTCTTGATCGTGCGGCATCCTCCCAGCGGCCTGTTCGGCTGA
- a CDS encoding phage portal protein, with protein MKSTNGNNLNHGNGDQEAAAITDPGPVSRLERRLQEACQGLWDSLVDPRDALWDDDGRAWQLIGNEMQRGGAAVAPFWTETEHRQIRIECRGLAMTNEFAINGHENRINYVIGPGHSYRAVRKNGQEASPELLATAQALIDEFIVTNQWHRRQQEIVRRRDRDGEAFLRFFVGADGTLRVRFVEPGQVSTPPNASSDPAASFGIVTDPHDVEEVLGYYVDGTFIDACDIQHRKENVDGNVKRGLPLFYPVRKNLRRAEKLLRNMSVVAEIQSAIALVRRHQGATRTAVQQFVTGQADATTTGPGGRTTNWKHFAPGTILDTHAGVEYDFPAQGLNAASYVAVLQAELRAIAARLVMPEFMLSSDASNANYASTMVAESPAVRMFERLQAEQVEADLEVMRRVIAVAERAGRTSSDSLTAIDIQAVAPPLAVRDALKDAQVARIEYQSGILSPQTWSQRRRLDYAQEQANLLSHRQASIDDGQQTGAVPPRG; from the coding sequence ATGAAATCGACCAACGGTAACAATCTGAATCATGGTAACGGCGATCAGGAAGCGGCTGCGATAACGGACCCTGGTCCGGTTTCACGCTTGGAACGCCGGCTGCAGGAGGCCTGCCAAGGACTGTGGGATAGCCTGGTCGATCCGCGCGACGCTCTGTGGGACGACGATGGCCGGGCCTGGCAGCTCATCGGCAATGAAATGCAGCGGGGCGGCGCCGCCGTCGCCCCGTTCTGGACAGAAACCGAGCATCGGCAGATTCGCATCGAGTGTCGTGGACTAGCGATGACGAACGAGTTCGCGATCAACGGGCACGAAAATCGGATCAACTACGTGATTGGGCCGGGGCACAGTTACCGGGCAGTGCGCAAGAACGGACAGGAAGCAAGCCCCGAGTTGTTGGCGACGGCTCAGGCGTTGATCGACGAATTCATCGTCACGAATCAATGGCATCGCCGCCAACAAGAGATCGTGCGCCGCCGCGACCGTGACGGCGAAGCGTTCTTGCGATTTTTCGTCGGCGCCGACGGTACGCTGCGGGTGCGCTTCGTCGAGCCGGGGCAAGTCTCGACGCCGCCCAACGCCTCGAGCGATCCCGCGGCCAGCTTCGGCATCGTGACCGATCCGCACGATGTCGAGGAAGTTTTGGGCTACTACGTCGACGGGACCTTTATCGACGCTTGCGACATTCAACATCGCAAGGAAAATGTCGATGGAAATGTGAAGCGCGGGTTGCCGCTGTTCTATCCCGTGCGAAAGAATTTGCGCCGCGCCGAAAAACTGCTGCGCAACATGAGCGTCGTCGCCGAAATTCAGTCGGCGATCGCGCTGGTGCGCCGCCATCAAGGAGCCACTCGCACCGCCGTACAGCAGTTCGTCACCGGTCAGGCCGACGCCACGACGACAGGGCCGGGCGGCCGAACGACGAATTGGAAGCATTTCGCGCCCGGCACCATTCTCGATACACACGCCGGCGTCGAATATGATTTTCCGGCTCAGGGACTCAACGCCGCTAGTTACGTCGCAGTGCTGCAGGCTGAGTTGCGGGCGATCGCGGCCCGGCTGGTCATGCCCGAGTTCATGTTGTCGAGCGATGCCTCGAACGCCAATTACGCGTCGACAATGGTGGCGGAAAGTCCCGCCGTGCGAATGTTCGAACGTTTGCAGGCGGAACAGGTCGAGGCAGATCTGGAGGTGATGCGCAGGGTTATCGCGGTGGCCGAGCGCGCGGGCCGTACTTCGTCCGATTCGCTGACGGCTATTGACATTCAGGCCGTGGCGCCGCCGCTGGCTGTGCGCGACGCACTGAAGGACGCGCAGGTAGCGCGCATCGAATATCAATCAGGCATTCTTTCGCCACAAACATGGAGTCAGCGTCGGCGACTCGACTATGCGCAAGAGCAGGCCAACCTGCTCAGCCATCGGCAAGCGAGCATCGACGATGGGCAGCAAACTGGCGCTGTGCCACCGCGCGGTTAG
- the terL gene encoding phage terminase large subunit: MTPAKRKKVEVRNDSVAEASSAAYDDARGCLPYDPRSSLAEQEEFVLAALAHNLRRLLRSPQEVDNRARSLLDWAKHYLSPHFQLPPSAMHRWLGEQIEQSRSTRGQKINVIGPRGAAKSTVASLACPLRMAVEGTEPYIWIVSDTKDQAVSHLENIRAELLDNELLAADYPDATGKGTVWRAAAIGLRNGVTIEAFGTGQRIRGRRRREHRPTLIICDDLQNDGHMESALQREHSRNWFHGTLIKAGTATTNIFHLATALHHDALGLELHRTPGWESRIFRAIERWPDDMLAWQRWEELYTALDNPACRQMARDFYESHAATMQAGAVLLWPEQEDLYTLMRMRVESGRTAFEREKQGSPINPEACEWPEDYFHAGIWFDDWPERLSLKVIALDPSKGNDARRGDYSAFVILGVGTDGVFYVDADLARRATPQIVADGVEWCRLFRPDALAIETNQFQDLLGREFAAEFGRQGIVGVQPWSIDNRVNKLVRIRRLGPFLSQRQLRFRNSPATRMLVEQLQQFPIGDHDDGPDALEMAIRMACELSERPTFDDGFGDRLPLSS; this comes from the coding sequence GTGACGCCTGCCAAGCGGAAAAAAGTGGAGGTCCGCAATGATTCGGTCGCCGAAGCCTCTTCTGCAGCCTACGACGACGCCCGTGGCTGTCTGCCGTACGATCCACGATCCTCGCTGGCCGAACAAGAGGAATTCGTGCTCGCCGCGCTGGCGCACAATCTTCGCCGGCTGTTGCGATCGCCCCAGGAAGTCGACAATCGCGCGCGTAGCCTGCTCGATTGGGCGAAGCACTATCTGTCGCCCCATTTTCAATTGCCGCCATCGGCGATGCACCGCTGGTTGGGCGAACAAATCGAGCAATCGCGGTCGACGCGCGGCCAGAAGATCAACGTTATCGGGCCGCGCGGGGCCGCGAAATCGACCGTCGCGTCATTGGCTTGCCCCTTGCGAATGGCCGTCGAGGGGACCGAGCCGTATATCTGGATCGTATCGGATACGAAGGACCAGGCCGTCAGCCACCTAGAGAACATCAGGGCCGAGTTGCTGGATAACGAGCTGCTGGCCGCCGATTATCCCGACGCGACAGGCAAGGGAACCGTCTGGCGTGCGGCGGCGATTGGCTTGCGTAACGGCGTCACGATCGAAGCATTCGGAACGGGTCAGCGTATTCGCGGCCGCCGGCGTCGTGAGCATCGGCCGACGCTGATTATATGCGATGACCTGCAAAATGACGGACATATGGAATCGGCCTTGCAGCGCGAGCATTCGCGCAACTGGTTCCACGGCACGTTGATCAAGGCCGGCACCGCGACGACGAATATTTTCCACCTGGCCACGGCCTTGCATCACGACGCGCTGGGGCTCGAACTGCATCGGACTCCCGGTTGGGAGTCTCGCATTTTTCGCGCCATCGAGCGCTGGCCGGACGACATGCTGGCCTGGCAGAGGTGGGAGGAGCTTTACACGGCGCTCGATAATCCCGCTTGCCGGCAGATGGCGCGCGACTTCTATGAATCGCATGCGGCCACGATGCAGGCGGGCGCCGTGTTGTTGTGGCCAGAGCAAGAGGATCTGTACACTTTGATGCGGATGCGGGTCGAGAGTGGCCGCACGGCTTTCGAGCGCGAGAAGCAAGGCTCGCCGATCAACCCCGAGGCTTGCGAATGGCCCGAAGATTACTTCCACGCCGGCATCTGGTTCGACGATTGGCCGGAACGTTTGTCGTTGAAGGTTATCGCGCTTGATCCGAGTAAAGGAAACGACGCACGCCGCGGCGATTACTCGGCATTTGTAATTTTGGGGGTCGGCACGGACGGCGTGTTCTACGTCGACGCGGACCTGGCCCGTCGCGCGACACCGCAAATCGTGGCCGATGGCGTCGAATGGTGCCGACTGTTTCGGCCTGACGCGCTGGCGATCGAAACCAATCAGTTTCAAGATTTGCTCGGCCGCGAGTTTGCCGCGGAGTTCGGCAGGCAAGGAATCGTGGGCGTGCAGCCCTGGTCGATCGACAACCGCGTCAACAAGCTGGTGCGCATTCGCCGGCTGGGGCCGTTTTTATCGCAACGGCAACTTCGTTTCCGAAATTCGCCGGCGACGCGAATGTTGGTCGAGCAATTGCAGCAGTTTCCCATCGGCGACCACGACGACGGACCGGACGCCTTGGAAATGGCCATCCGCATGGCCTGCGAGCTTTCCGAGCGGCCAACATTCGACGATGGCTTTGGAGATCGATTGCCGCTCTCGTCCTGA
- a CDS encoding GNAT family N-acetyltransferase, with amino-acid sequence MPIIEVTADCPVHDSFRVRQVAGMFDVPLAEKSVSTFRAEIPGTDEPWRIGLIVGPSGSGKTTVARQAFGDVLYQGHAWPVDRAMVDAFGDLPIKDVTGLLTAVGFSSPPSWVKPYSVLSNGERFRCDVARALSVGVASEHSMLLNDAAVPIVAFDEFTSVVDRNVAQIGSAAVARAIHDDRLKCRFVAITCHYDVAEWLTPDWIVDMATGICQWRSLRRPPVQLELFRCHRRAWTLFARHHYLNGNLAPTARCFLATWRDAAVAFCATFPLIGRRGHWRISRVVTLPDFQGIGIGMRVTEAVAQQHRDEGLRINITASHPSVLAHCTKSPRWRTVRVLKTGSRSARRFIHNYRGSSGRAVASFEYLGASNVA; translated from the coding sequence GTGCCGATCATCGAAGTCACCGCCGATTGCCCGGTCCACGATTCGTTTCGCGTGCGGCAGGTCGCGGGCATGTTCGACGTGCCGCTGGCGGAAAAATCGGTATCGACATTTCGCGCGGAGATTCCCGGTACCGACGAGCCGTGGAGGATCGGACTCATCGTCGGGCCATCAGGAAGCGGCAAGACCACGGTCGCCCGACAGGCGTTTGGCGACGTGCTTTACCAGGGACATGCCTGGCCTGTCGATCGCGCGATGGTGGACGCGTTTGGCGATCTGCCGATCAAGGATGTCACCGGATTGTTGACGGCCGTCGGATTCAGCTCGCCCCCTTCCTGGGTAAAGCCGTACTCGGTGCTGAGCAATGGCGAGCGGTTTCGTTGCGACGTGGCGCGGGCTTTGTCGGTCGGTGTCGCGAGTGAACATTCAATGTTACTCAACGATGCGGCTGTGCCGATCGTGGCCTTCGATGAATTTACCAGCGTGGTCGACAGGAATGTCGCGCAGATTGGTTCGGCGGCCGTGGCGCGAGCCATTCACGACGACCGGCTGAAATGTCGCTTCGTGGCGATCACCTGCCATTACGACGTTGCTGAGTGGCTGACGCCGGATTGGATCGTCGATATGGCGACCGGGATCTGCCAATGGAGGAGTCTTCGGCGTCCGCCCGTGCAACTCGAACTCTTTCGTTGCCACCGTCGTGCGTGGACTTTGTTTGCGCGCCATCACTATTTAAATGGAAATCTGGCGCCGACGGCGCGCTGCTTTCTTGCCACCTGGCGCGATGCCGCGGTCGCATTCTGTGCCACGTTTCCCTTGATTGGGCGGCGCGGGCATTGGCGCATCAGCCGCGTCGTGACACTGCCCGACTTTCAAGGGATCGGCATCGGCATGCGCGTGACCGAGGCCGTCGCGCAACAGCATCGCGACGAGGGATTGCGCATCAACATTACGGCCAGCCACCCGTCGGTGCTGGCACATTGCACGAAGTCGCCCCGGTGGCGAACGGTGCGCGTGCTGAAGACCGGTTCGCGCAGCGCTCGCCGCTTCATTCACAACTACCGCGGTTCGAGCGGCCGCGCCGTGGCTTCGTTCGAATATCTCGGTGCGAGCAACGTGGCGTGA
- a CDS encoding ParB N-terminal domain-containing protein, giving the protein MQIRDRIRELRRVPASQLRPHPRNWRMHPDAQRDALRGVLAEIGYAGALLARELDDGTLELIDGHLRAETTPDAEVPVLVLDLSADEAAKLLTVLDPLAALAETNAERLASLVSEVETQSEAVQSLLNNLADESRRGFALPEPLSPQVDSALEELYQLVVECGDETAQRALFERLSGEGFKCRVLVL; this is encoded by the coding sequence ATGCAGATCCGCGATCGCATCCGTGAGCTGCGCCGCGTGCCAGCCTCACAACTTCGTCCGCATCCCAGAAACTGGCGCATGCATCCCGACGCCCAGCGCGACGCCTTGCGCGGCGTGCTGGCCGAGATCGGTTACGCCGGCGCGCTGCTGGCGCGCGAACTGGACGACGGCACACTGGAGCTGATCGATGGCCATTTGCGCGCCGAAACGACGCCCGACGCCGAGGTGCCTGTGCTCGTGCTCGATCTATCGGCTGACGAAGCGGCCAAGTTGCTGACCGTATTGGATCCACTGGCGGCGCTGGCCGAAACCAATGCTGAGCGGCTTGCTTCGCTGGTGTCCGAGGTTGAAACGCAAAGCGAAGCCGTGCAATCGCTGTTGAATAACCTGGCCGATGAGTCGCGCCGCGGCTTCGCGCTGCCAGAACCGCTTAGCCCACAAGTCGATAGTGCGCTCGAAGAACTCTATCAGCTCGTCGTGGAATGTGGCGACGAAACTGCGCAGCGCGCGCTGTTCGAGCGGCTGAGCGGCGAAGGCTTCAAGTGCCGTGTGCTTGTGCTGTAA